The nucleotide sequence GTCAAGGCTTGAAGTGTGAATCCTGCCAGTCGTCGCTTTCTGAACGTGATCTACCCTTGGGCGAACGTGTATGACATGGATGCGGTCGATACAGATATGATTTAAGACTCGACCCCAGCCAGGTACAGGTAGGGTGTCACGTCTAGTCGTTACCGCGACTTCACCCGTGATCATTCCTGGCTATCCCTTCGACGGGTCGAGAACCCGAAGGCGGGAAAAGTAGGTCCGGTAGAATCCACGATCTCTAGTCAGCAGCCGATCGGCTTGGGAAAGGGCATGGGCACCGATCAAGAAATCCGCCACCATGCGTTCTCGCTGGCCTCCTCTGCTGCGATAGGTCTTCCAAACCCGACTGGCCAGAAGCGCCGTTTTCAGTTCTATGGGGTTGAATTCTACCTCGAGGCGGCTCAGAACGTCTTGCGCGACATTGGTGGACGGAAAGAAGCTCGCTATCTCTGCCCATACCACCTCACAAGCGACAAGGCTACCTTCGGCCAGACAGACACGAATAGCCTTCCCTGACCGGAGTCCGAAAATCGGGTCTGGCCCGAACACATCCAACAAGACGCTGGTATCGACCGCTGTGATCACACCGCGTCCGCTTTGCCTCGTAGAGAAGTGATCAGATCGTCCGTTGGATGCTTCAACCCGAGGATCCCGTACACGCTCTCTACGGCATCTTGCGCAGTCGCCTTGGTGGCCACCAGACGGCCCTTCTCTTCACTGAAGTCCAGGGCGTTTCCAGGGCGAATTCCCAGGCGTTTCCGGAGAGGCTTTGGGATCGTGACCTGGCCCTTTTCCGACACAATGGTTTTCATACTAAAAATGTATGAATTCTTACCATAAATGTCAAGTGAGAAATCACGGATGGACAGGCCCCTCTAGTCAGTCAAGAGGGATCAAGCACTGGACGTGAAGCTGTGTTGACGGGACGCTACAAGTATGTTATCCGTAACGCATGACGACATCTTTACAGGCGGCCACACCATCCCCTCCTCTCTCCTTCTGCGGCTATCAATTCCAAAATATCGAGCTTCTTGAAGCAGCCTTGACTCACCCCTCTTCGACCGACACGGCGCAGGCAGATGTGCGTCTTCGCTACCAACGGCTCGAATTTCTGGGAGATGCGGTCTGGAGCCTCTATGTAAGCGACGCACTCGTCTCCCTGCTTCCGACAGCCTCGGAGGGCGAACTCACCCTGCGTCGCGCGAGCCTCGTGAGTGCTGCCGCGCTGGCCGAAATGGCGAAAATCCACGGCCTTGCGCCGTTGCTCTTACTGAGCAAGGGAGAAGAATCAACGGGGGGTAGAGATAAGGCCAAGGTTCTCTCAAGTGCCTTCGAAGCGGTAATAGCGGCGATCTACCTGGACGGTGGCGTCGCGAAGATCCGCGAGCTGGCGCGTGAGGCGTGTGTCAACGCCCTCAGCGGAGAAGGACTGACCCACGATCCGAAAACCGCCTTACAACAGCTCGCTCAATTGCACCTTCGCTCGACCCCCCGTTATCGTCTTGTCCGCCGATCCGGACCTCCTCACGCTCCGACGTTCGAGGTCGAGGTGGTAGTCGGACGGTCACCGATGGCAAAGGGAAAGGGGCGAAATAGGCAGGAGGCCGAACGGGAGGCTGCTCGAGCCGCACTCAGATCACTGCCAGACCTCATATCTACAACATCTAGTAGCCAAGTATAAGTTGACCACTGAAAGTTGTATTTATTCTTGACAAAAGGGGAACGGGGTTGGTAATGTGTGCCAACATAGGGTCATTTCTACAATCAGTTCTTGGAGGTCTCACCATGAATCACGGTAGAGCGGTGCTAAGAGCTGCCGGCGGTCAGCGTAGGCGATGCGGCTTCTGCGACTAACCGCGTTCGGCTTCAAAACGTTCGCCGAGAAGGTCGAGGTGGCCTTCGAGCCTGGCGTGACGGCCATTGTCGGCCCGAACGGCTGCGGCAAGAGCAACCTCTCCGACGCGATCCGTTGGGCCCTCGGCGAGCAGAGCGCAAAGCTGCTGCGCGGCGATCGAATGGACGACCTGATCTTTGCCGGCAACAGCGCCAGGAAACCGCTTGGCATGGCAGAGGTCTCT is from Candidatus Methylomirabilis sp. and encodes:
- a CDS encoding type II toxin-antitoxin system VapC family toxin, producing the protein MITAVDTSVLLDVFGPDPIFGLRSGKAIRVCLAEGSLVACEVVWAEIASFFPSTNVAQDVLSRLEVEFNPIELKTALLASRVWKTYRSRGGQRERMVADFLIGAHALSQADRLLTRDRGFYRTYFSRLRVLDPSKG
- a CDS encoding AbrB/MazE/SpoVT family DNA-binding domain-containing protein — encoded protein: MKTIVSEKGQVTIPKPLRKRLGIRPGNALDFSEEKGRLVATKATAQDAVESVYGILGLKHPTDDLITSLRGKADAV
- the rnc gene encoding ribonuclease III, with the translated sequence MTTSLQAATPSPPLSFCGYQFQNIELLEAALTHPSSTDTAQADVRLRYQRLEFLGDAVWSLYVSDALVSLLPTASEGELTLRRASLVSAAALAEMAKIHGLAPLLLLSKGEESTGGRDKAKVLSSAFEAVIAAIYLDGGVAKIRELAREACVNALSGEGLTHDPKTALQQLAQLHLRSTPRYRLVRRSGPPHAPTFEVEVVVGRSPMAKGKGRNRQEAEREAARAALRSLPDLISTTSSSQV